The following are encoded in a window of Sphingobium sp. AP49 genomic DNA:
- a CDS encoding dipeptidase, translated as MTSFRFAALPLLLATVALSPAQAQTDPYAARIAKVLKATPLIDGHNDWPEAMADKAKDARWTMPLDRLDPKIFNTDITRLRAGQLGGQFWSVWVSADLPELQQVKDTIEQIELVHSLARRYPQDFALATTAAQVRAAHKAGRIASMIGVEGGGQIDESLAVLRAYHELGAGYLTLTHSKTIAWADSATDNPQHDGLTPFGEAVVHELNRLGMLVDLSHVSEGVMLDALKVTKAPVIFSHSSARALCNTSRNVSDAVLKQVAANGGVVMVNFAPQYISEARRVWGSNRSGEIARYNAPPFGGLYIGDPEAAKKALAEWEKANPEPVVTLSMVADHIDHIAKVAGVDHVGIGSDFDGVGSLPQGLSGVDTYPALLAELMRRGWSDADIAKLAGENVLRVMAAAEKVADGMKAEPAGSGTVASLDGAKAAVN; from the coding sequence ATGACATCCTTCCGCTTCGCGGCGCTGCCGCTGCTTCTCGCCACCGTCGCCCTCTCCCCCGCGCAGGCCCAGACCGATCCCTATGCGGCGCGGATCGCGAAGGTCCTCAAGGCCACGCCGCTGATCGACGGCCATAATGACTGGCCGGAAGCGATGGCCGACAAGGCCAAGGATGCGCGCTGGACGATGCCGCTCGATCGGCTGGATCCCAAGATCTTCAACACCGACATCACCCGTTTGCGCGCCGGTCAGTTGGGCGGGCAATTCTGGTCGGTCTGGGTATCGGCCGACCTGCCCGAACTGCAGCAGGTCAAGGATACGATCGAGCAGATCGAACTGGTGCACAGCCTGGCGCGCCGCTATCCGCAGGACTTCGCGCTCGCGACCACCGCCGCGCAGGTCCGCGCAGCCCATAAAGCCGGGCGGATCGCGTCGATGATCGGGGTCGAGGGCGGCGGCCAGATCGACGAAAGCCTGGCGGTGCTGCGCGCCTATCATGAACTGGGCGCGGGCTATCTGACGCTGACCCACAGCAAGACCATCGCCTGGGCCGACAGCGCCACCGACAATCCGCAGCATGACGGGCTGACCCCATTTGGCGAGGCGGTGGTGCATGAACTTAATCGCCTCGGCATGCTGGTCGACCTGTCCCATGTCAGCGAGGGCGTGATGCTGGACGCGCTGAAGGTGACCAAGGCGCCGGTGATCTTCTCCCACTCCAGCGCCCGCGCTTTGTGCAACACATCGCGCAACGTGTCGGATGCGGTACTGAAGCAGGTGGCGGCCAATGGCGGCGTCGTCATGGTCAATTTCGCCCCCCAATATATTTCCGAGGCGCGCCGGGTGTGGGGATCGAACCGCAGCGGCGAGATTGCCCGCTATAATGCCCCGCCCTTTGGCGGCCTGTATATCGGCGATCCCGAAGCCGCGAAGAAAGCGCTGGCGGAATGGGAGAAGGCCAATCCCGAACCGGTCGTCACCCTGTCGATGGTCGCTGACCATATCGACCATATCGCCAAGGTTGCGGGCGTCGACCATGTCGGCATCGGCAGCGATTTCGACGGCGTCGGGTCGTTGCCGCAGGGCCTGAGCGGCGTCGACACCTACCCCGCCCTGCTGGCCGAACTGATGCGCCGGGGCTGGAGCGACGCCGATATCGCCAAGTTGGCTGGCGAGAATGTGCTGCGCGTCATGGCGGCGGCGGAAAAGGTCGCCGACGGCATGAAAGCCGAACCGGCTGGGAGCGGCACCGTCGCTTCGCTCGACGGCGCCAAAGCTGCGGTTAACTGA
- the aat gene encoding leucyl/phenylalanyl-tRNA--protein transferase, whose amino-acid sequence MTIDPLLLLQAYAIGVFPMSDDRQAEDVYWVEPKRRAILPLDGFHLSRSLSKTIRQNRFRITANRAFSDIVALCAESASDRPSTWINGPIERAYRHLHEIGFAHSIECWDGEELVGGLYGVALGRAFFGESMVSRRTDASKVALAWLVARMRFGGFTLLDCQFMTDHLSTLGAVEIAQRDYLQLLGVAVDGVPLGAGEGVLAAGSGVAAELAFAPLSGAARTAASPLSPNFTVSGPVSGHSIVQLLTQTS is encoded by the coding sequence ATGACGATCGATCCGCTGCTGTTGCTCCAGGCCTATGCCATCGGCGTATTTCCCATGTCCGATGATCGGCAGGCGGAGGATGTCTATTGGGTCGAGCCCAAGCGTCGCGCGATCCTGCCGCTCGATGGCTTTCACCTGTCACGTTCGCTGTCAAAGACGATCCGGCAAAATCGGTTTCGCATCACCGCCAATCGCGCCTTTTCTGATATCGTTGCGCTATGTGCGGAATCCGCTTCGGATCGCCCGTCGACCTGGATCAACGGCCCGATCGAGCGCGCCTATCGCCATCTGCACGAGATCGGCTTTGCCCATTCGATCGAGTGCTGGGACGGGGAAGAACTGGTCGGAGGCCTCTATGGGGTTGCCCTGGGCAGAGCCTTTTTCGGCGAATCAATGGTATCGCGCCGCACCGATGCTTCAAAGGTGGCGCTGGCCTGGCTGGTGGCACGGATGCGCTTCGGCGGCTTCACGCTGCTCGATTGCCAGTTCATGACCGACCATTTGTCTACCCTGGGCGCCGTGGAAATCGCCCAGCGCGATTATCTTCAATTGCTGGGCGTTGCCGTCGATGGTGTGCCATTGGGGGCGGGAGAGGGTGTATTGGCTGCCGGTTCCGGCGTGGCGGCCGAGTTGGCGTTTGCGCCGCTTTCGGGAGCCGCCCGTACAGCTGCTTCGCCCTTGTCGCCCAACTTTACGGTATCGGGGCCGGTTTCCGGCCATTCCATTGTGCAACTCTTGACCCAGACGTCATAG
- a CDS encoding NADH:ubiquinone oxidoreductase subunit NDUFA12, which yields MGILANIFTWWNGATFGTWLFTARKGTKVGEDHQGNVYYEGGVDPNGLTRRWVMYKGANDSSRVPAEWHGWLHHSIEGAPESFLPPPRIWEKEFTPNATGTANAYRPSGALEKGGQRQKATGDYEAWSPDAA from the coding sequence ATGGGTATCCTGGCTAACATCTTCACCTGGTGGAATGGCGCCACCTTTGGCACCTGGCTCTTTACGGCCCGCAAGGGCACGAAAGTGGGCGAGGACCATCAGGGCAATGTCTATTATGAAGGCGGCGTCGATCCAAACGGCCTGACGCGCCGCTGGGTGATGTACAAGGGTGCCAATGATTCGAGTCGCGTCCCGGCCGAATGGCATGGCTGGCTGCATCACTCGATCGAGGGTGCGCCCGAAAGCTTCCTGCCCCCGCCGCGCATCTGGGAAAAGGAATTCACCCCCAACGCGACCGGCACGGCCAACGCCTATCGCCCTTCGGGCGCGCTCGAAAAGGGCGGCCAGCGCCAGAAGGCAACCGGCGATTACGAGGCATGGAGCCCCGACGCGGCATGA
- a CDS encoding DUF192 domain-containing protein produces MTIARLPFALLPLLAACSASPGNDNSNDTPALVAQTALLPLVIHTAKGPRHFSVEVARTEAEQEQGLMFRKTLDADGGMLFPMAPPRTASFWMKNTIIPLDIIFVHTDGTIAFIGANAVPYSREPVSAGVPVAAVLELRGGRTAELGIETGDQLAWGTCAAADGKSAVDLNFCPAPAR; encoded by the coding sequence ATGACCATCGCTCGCCTTCCCTTCGCCCTGCTTCCGTTATTGGCCGCCTGCTCTGCCAGCCCCGGCAACGACAATAGCAACGACACCCCGGCCCTCGTCGCCCAGACGGCGCTGCTGCCGCTCGTCATTCACACCGCCAAGGGACCGCGCCACTTCAGCGTCGAAGTCGCCCGCACCGAGGCGGAGCAGGAACAGGGCCTGATGTTCCGCAAGACGCTTGATGCCGACGGCGGCATGCTGTTCCCCATGGCGCCGCCGCGCACCGCCAGCTTCTGGATGAAGAACACGATCATCCCACTGGACATCATATTCGTCCATACCGACGGCACGATCGCCTTCATCGGGGCCAATGCGGTACCCTATTCGCGCGAACCCGTGTCGGCCGGCGTGCCGGTCGCGGCCGTGCTGGAACTGCGCGGCGGACGCACTGCGGAGTTGGGTATCGAAACGGGCGACCAACTGGCCTGGGGCACATGCGCTGCCGCCGATGGCAAGAGCGCAGTCGATCTCAATTTCTGCCCCGCACCAGCCCGATAG
- a CDS encoding regulatory protein RecX, translating to MTNKRPVPPLDEDALRDLALRYVGRFATSRGKLQAYLSRKLRERGWDAPSPADIEALVDRFAELGYVDDSSFALMKSAALGRRGYGARRITETLRAAGIDESDRATADAQAHSDRWAAADRFARRKRIGPYATQPLDPKQRDKAIAAFLRAGHDYALARRWIDSAPGDWPEAED from the coding sequence ATGACCAATAAACGCCCCGTCCCGCCCTTGGATGAAGACGCCCTGCGCGACTTGGCACTGCGCTATGTCGGCCGTTTCGCGACCAGTCGCGGCAAATTACAGGCCTATCTGTCGCGCAAGCTGCGCGAGCGGGGCTGGGATGCCCCCTCCCCTGCCGATATCGAAGCATTGGTCGATCGCTTCGCCGAGCTGGGCTATGTGGACGATAGCAGCTTTGCGCTGATGAAAAGCGCAGCGCTTGGTCGACGCGGCTATGGCGCCAGGCGCATTACCGAAACGCTACGGGCCGCCGGCATTGACGAAAGCGACCGTGCTACAGCCGACGCACAAGCGCATTCCGACCGCTGGGCAGCGGCAGACCGGTTTGCCCGACGCAAGCGAATCGGGCCTTATGCGACACAGCCACTGGATCCCAAACAGCGCGACAAGGCGATCGCCGCTTTTCTACGCGCCGGCCACGACTATGCGCTTGCCCGCCGTTGGATCGATTCAGCTCCCGGCGATTGGCCCGAAGCGGAAGATTGA
- a CDS encoding fatty acyl-AMP ligase: MTLGDTNMTGSQNMMAPTPTTDDLLRRFSDFETLGEALDYAALGKRGLNFHDARGNLARAYPFSELRDDAIACAYRLIAHGVKPEDRVALVAETGADFAMLFFGIVYAGAWPVPLPLPTSFGGKESYIDQLNVQLSSCDPMLFLFPKELEEMAGESGRQRAVDSLAFEDFIAREALPADLPQAKGEEIAYLQYSSGSTRFPHGVAVTHHALLSNLSAHSHGMEVQDSDRCISWLPWYHDMGLVGCFLSVVANQVSTDYMKTEDFARRPLAWLDLISRNTGTSISYSPTFGYDICARRMSSQTKAADRFDLSRWRLAGNGADMIRPDVMQSFVDAFADAGFSPKAFLPSYGLAEATLAVTIMPPGEGIIVELVEETALSGGDATEGRPQRFRSIVNCGKPAKDMVVEIRDEDGGLMDERQIGKVWTTGPSLMVGYFRDPEATEACMVDGWLDTGDMGYLSDGYLYIVGRAKDMIIINGKNHWPQDIEWAVEQLPGFKQGDIAAFAITTPGGEEAPAVLVHCRTSDNEERSRLRDQIRERVRAITGMNCVVELVPPRTLPRTSSGKLSRSKARNLYLTGEIRPYDIAA, encoded by the coding sequence ATGACATTGGGTGACACCAATATGACGGGTTCGCAAAACATGATGGCACCTACGCCGACGACCGACGATCTTCTCCGCCGTTTCTCGGATTTCGAGACGCTGGGCGAAGCACTGGATTATGCGGCGCTGGGCAAACGTGGCCTGAATTTTCACGACGCGCGCGGCAATCTGGCACGGGCCTATCCGTTCAGCGAGTTGCGTGACGATGCCATCGCCTGTGCCTATCGTCTGATCGCCCACGGTGTGAAGCCCGAAGATCGTGTTGCGCTCGTTGCAGAAACGGGTGCCGACTTCGCGATGCTTTTCTTCGGCATTGTCTATGCCGGCGCCTGGCCGGTACCGCTGCCCTTGCCGACCAGTTTTGGTGGCAAGGAAAGTTATATCGATCAGCTCAACGTTCAGCTGTCGAGCTGCGACCCGATGTTGTTCCTGTTCCCCAAGGAACTGGAGGAGATGGCAGGCGAATCGGGCCGGCAACGCGCTGTCGACAGCCTTGCCTTTGAGGATTTTATCGCTCGGGAGGCGTTGCCCGCCGACCTGCCGCAGGCCAAGGGCGAGGAAATCGCCTATCTGCAATATTCGAGCGGTTCGACCCGCTTTCCCCATGGCGTCGCGGTGACGCACCATGCACTGCTGTCTAATCTGTCGGCGCACAGCCATGGCATGGAAGTGCAGGACAGCGATCGCTGCATCAGCTGGCTGCCCTGGTATCATGACATGGGTCTGGTCGGTTGCTTCCTGTCGGTCGTCGCCAATCAGGTGTCGACCGACTATATGAAGACCGAGGATTTTGCTCGCCGTCCGCTGGCCTGGCTGGACCTTATCAGCCGCAACACCGGCACTTCGATCAGCTATTCGCCGACCTTCGGCTATGACATCTGCGCCCGGCGCATGTCGAGCCAGACCAAGGCTGCGGACCGTTTCGATCTGTCGCGCTGGCGCCTTGCCGGTAATGGCGCGGACATGATTCGACCCGATGTCATGCAAAGCTTCGTTGACGCCTTCGCCGATGCCGGTTTCTCACCCAAGGCCTTTTTGCCGAGCTATGGCCTGGCCGAAGCGACGCTGGCCGTCACGATCATGCCCCCGGGCGAAGGGATCATCGTTGAACTGGTCGAGGAAACGGCGCTGTCGGGCGGCGATGCGACCGAAGGCCGGCCGCAGCGCTTCCGTTCCATCGTCAATTGCGGCAAGCCGGCCAAGGACATGGTCGTCGAGATACGCGACGAAGATGGTGGTTTGATGGACGAGCGTCAGATCGGCAAGGTGTGGACCACCGGCCCGTCGCTGATGGTCGGCTATTTCCGCGATCCCGAAGCGACCGAGGCGTGCATGGTCGATGGCTGGCTCGATACCGGCGACATGGGATATCTTAGCGACGGCTATCTCTATATTGTCGGCCGTGCCAAGGACATGATCATCATCAACGGCAAGAATCACTGGCCGCAGGACATCGAATGGGCGGTGGAGCAGTTGCCGGGCTTCAAGCAGGGCGATATCGCGGCGTTCGCGATCACAACCCCTGGTGGTGAGGAAGCGCCGGCCGTTCTGGTCCATTGTCGGACCTCGGACAATGAGGAGCGCTCGCGCCTGCGTGACCAGATTCGGGAGCGCGTGCGGGCAATCACGGGCATGAACTGCGTCGTCGAACTGGTGCCGCCGCGTACGCTGCCGCGCACCAGTTCGGGCAAGCTCAGCCGGTCCAAGGCCCGCAACCTCTATCTGACCGGCGAAATCCGCCCCTATGACATCGCGGCCTGA
- a CDS encoding EAL domain-containing protein, giving the protein MMGLARLVDEADMRVLAAQLQSADNVALLRLSMNVFGLLFLWRVFAGHVSLAMLIGWSLALICTVGASAFLIYRRKKGMRAMPQARDLRRQGLTGLLHGLVWASCMLLFSQGEGAEQLVALWTLISCIMVCGAISYAATPLAAIAFLLPCVAGLSAMFDGGSQLPLRALATSYALSLLVGCLIYARTFARQHSTTVQLAEKSEVVSLLLREYEQGASDWLWQTDALRRVSGVSPRFAETLNMAPQDLEGAPLVQILAGAGWESGRFATGLHALADHLKRRESFSNLVLPVEIRGKARWLELSASPRYDEHGAFQGFRGVGSDVTVQRESADKIAQLARFDPLTGLPNRSHLREALDQAMADVGSRRPGCAFLMLDLDRFKAINDSLGHQVGDQLLSQVAQRLRQICSGMGFCGRIGGDEFGVVIAQLTDERAVARLSTAIIEALSMPYQIDQHVLHVGASVGSAVSPADGYQSEALIRSADLALYRAKDEGGGVHCAYEPHLHAMAEERQKLEQALREALEKEQLHIVYQPVVDALSGIVTGFEALARWNHPELGQISPAKFVPVAEEARLIGPIGEWVLRNACQEAMRWPADVRVAVNVSAEQLHQSNFVAAVVAALAQSGLDARRLELEVTESVFLQEDNGALRVLDQLLALGVQLSLDDFGTGYSSLGYLSRTRFNTIKIDRSFVVGASHNTPESLAIIRAVVTLAESLGMSTTAEGVETASELDMIRRLGCKKVQGYYFGRPMLPQDALRLFPQPPLCANA; this is encoded by the coding sequence ATGATGGGGCTGGCACGTCTCGTCGACGAAGCCGATATGCGGGTTCTCGCCGCGCAGCTGCAATCTGCCGACAACGTCGCCTTGCTGCGCTTGTCGATGAACGTATTCGGCCTGCTGTTCCTTTGGCGTGTTTTTGCCGGCCATGTCTCGCTGGCCATGCTGATCGGATGGAGCCTTGCGTTGATCTGTACGGTCGGGGCAAGCGCATTCCTGATTTATCGGCGCAAGAAGGGCATGCGCGCCATGCCGCAAGCGCGCGACCTGCGCCGGCAAGGGTTGACCGGCCTTCTCCACGGCTTGGTCTGGGCCAGTTGCATGCTGTTGTTTTCCCAAGGCGAAGGGGCCGAACAACTGGTTGCGCTCTGGACTCTTATCAGTTGCATCATGGTGTGCGGTGCAATCAGCTATGCCGCGACGCCGCTGGCTGCGATCGCGTTTCTGTTGCCATGCGTTGCGGGCCTCTCCGCGATGTTCGACGGGGGCAGCCAGCTACCGTTACGCGCACTGGCCACCAGTTATGCGCTGTCGTTGCTGGTTGGCTGTCTCATTTATGCCAGGACCTTTGCGCGGCAGCACAGTACGACGGTGCAACTGGCCGAAAAGAGCGAAGTGGTGAGCCTGCTGCTGCGCGAATATGAACAGGGTGCTTCCGACTGGCTGTGGCAGACCGATGCACTGCGTCGTGTCAGCGGAGTCTCTCCGCGCTTCGCCGAAACGCTGAACATGGCCCCGCAGGATCTGGAGGGCGCGCCACTGGTGCAGATCCTTGCTGGCGCGGGTTGGGAGAGTGGGCGCTTTGCCACGGGGCTCCATGCTCTTGCCGACCATCTCAAGCGGCGTGAAAGCTTCAGCAACCTGGTTCTGCCGGTCGAGATCAGGGGCAAGGCACGCTGGCTCGAGCTATCGGCTTCGCCGCGCTATGACGAGCATGGCGCATTCCAGGGGTTTCGTGGCGTGGGGTCCGACGTGACCGTCCAACGGGAATCTGCGGACAAGATCGCGCAACTGGCACGGTTTGACCCGTTGACCGGTCTGCCCAATCGCAGTCACCTGCGTGAGGCGTTGGATCAGGCGATGGCCGATGTGGGTAGCCGCCGACCTGGATGTGCTTTCCTGATGCTCGATTTGGACCGGTTCAAGGCAATCAATGACAGTCTGGGCCATCAGGTCGGTGACCAGTTGCTCAGTCAGGTGGCGCAGCGTCTGCGACAGATATGTAGCGGCATGGGCTTTTGCGGTCGTATCGGTGGAGATGAATTTGGCGTCGTGATCGCGCAACTGACCGATGAGCGCGCTGTCGCGCGGCTGTCGACCGCTATCATCGAAGCCCTGTCGATGCCCTATCAGATCGATCAGCATGTGCTGCATGTCGGCGCTTCTGTGGGATCGGCGGTTTCACCGGCCGATGGTTATCAGTCGGAAGCGCTGATCCGCAGCGCGGACCTGGCCCTCTATCGCGCGAAGGATGAGGGGGGCGGCGTCCATTGCGCCTATGAGCCACATCTTCATGCGATGGCAGAGGAGCGGCAGAAATTGGAACAGGCGCTGCGCGAGGCGCTGGAGAAAGAGCAACTGCACATTGTGTATCAACCGGTCGTGGATGCGCTTTCGGGTATCGTAACCGGTTTCGAGGCGCTGGCACGCTGGAATCATCCGGAACTGGGACAAATTTCACCGGCCAAATTCGTCCCCGTAGCGGAGGAGGCGCGGCTGATCGGTCCAATCGGCGAATGGGTGTTGCGCAATGCCTGTCAGGAAGCGATGCGCTGGCCTGCTGATGTTCGGGTCGCCGTCAACGTGTCCGCAGAACAGTTGCATCAGTCAAATTTCGTGGCCGCAGTCGTTGCGGCGCTGGCACAAAGCGGCCTTGATGCGCGCCGGTTGGAACTGGAGGTCACGGAGAGCGTGTTCCTGCAGGAGGACAATGGGGCCTTGCGCGTGCTGGATCAACTGCTGGCGCTGGGCGTGCAGCTGTCGCTCGACGATTTCGGAACAGGTTATTCCTCGTTGGGCTATCTTAGCCGCACGCGGTTCAATACGATCAAGATTGATCGCAGCTTTGTCGTGGGCGCTTCGCACAACACGCCCGAAAGTCTGGCCATCATCCGTGCCGTTGTGACGCTGGCCGAGAGCCTGGGCATGTCAACTACGGCCGAGGGCGTGGAAACGGCGAGCGAACTGGACATGATTCGGCGGCTCGGTTGCAAGAAGGTGCAGGGCTATTATTTCGGGCGGCCTATGCTGCCTCAGGACGCCCTGCGCCTGTTTCCTCAGCCACCGCTCTGCGCCAATGCCTGA
- a CDS encoding ParA family protein → MAKDPALATIAVYSLKGGVGKTTFSVNLAWASASISKRRTLLWDLDPQAASSWLLSTDLESRDAAQAIFSKDVEVSKLIQPTTVPGLDLIAADTSLRSLDHLFREMDKKKRLAKLIDSLGKDYDRIILDCPPGLTETSEQVLRAADLIVIPVIPSPLSQRAMGEVARYLVQRGGNHAPILPVYSMVDRRRSLHRKALDEQPGWGAIPMASTIEQMTVRRKPLGAFAPASAPAQAFTSLWTMVERQIQR, encoded by the coding sequence ATGGCAAAGGATCCGGCATTGGCGACCATCGCCGTCTACAGCCTCAAGGGGGGCGTTGGTAAAACCACCTTTTCGGTCAACCTCGCCTGGGCATCGGCGAGCATATCGAAGCGACGGACCTTGCTGTGGGATCTCGATCCGCAGGCGGCATCCAGTTGGCTACTCTCCACCGACCTGGAAAGCCGCGATGCCGCGCAGGCGATCTTCAGCAAGGATGTCGAAGTCAGCAAGCTGATCCAGCCCACGACCGTGCCTGGCCTGGACCTGATCGCCGCCGATACCTCGCTGCGCAGCCTCGACCATCTCTTCCGCGAGATGGACAAGAAGAAACGGCTCGCCAAGTTGATCGACAGCCTGGGCAAGGATTATGACCGCATCATCCTGGACTGCCCGCCGGGCCTGACCGAAACCAGCGAGCAGGTGTTGCGCGCTGCCGACCTGATCGTCATCCCGGTCATCCCTTCGCCCCTATCGCAGCGCGCGATGGGCGAGGTCGCCCGCTACCTTGTCCAGCGCGGCGGCAACCATGCGCCGATCCTGCCGGTCTATTCGATGGTCGATCGCCGCCGCAGTCTGCATCGCAAGGCGCTGGACGAGCAGCCCGGCTGGGGTGCGATCCCGATGGCCAGCACGATCGAGCAGATGACGGTCCGCCGTAAGCCCCTGGGTGCCTTCGCGCCCGCCTCAGCCCCGGCCCAAGCCTTCACATCCTTGTGGACAATGGTAGAGCGTCAGATCCAGCGCTGA
- a CDS encoding arsenate reductase family protein has protein sequence MKATIWHNPKCGTSRKTLAILEETPGVEVEVIEYLKTPFTRDKLVQLFADAGMTPADAIRKMGTDAEERGLPDMTADAILGEMAANPAYVNRPFVETEKGVRFCRPQDKVLEIL, from the coding sequence GTGAAAGCCACGATCTGGCATAATCCCAAATGCGGCACCTCGCGCAAGACGCTGGCAATCCTTGAGGAAACGCCCGGCGTCGAGGTCGAGGTGATCGAATATCTCAAGACCCCCTTCACCCGCGACAAGCTGGTCCAACTGTTCGCCGACGCCGGGATGACCCCGGCCGATGCGATCCGCAAGATGGGCACCGACGCCGAGGAACGGGGCCTGCCGGACATGACGGCGGATGCGATCCTGGGCGAGATGGCGGCCAACCCGGCCTACGTGAACCGCCCCTTCGTTGAAACCGAAAAGGGCGTGCGCTTCTGCCGCCCACAGGACAAGGTTCTGGAAATCCTCTGA